The Gemmatimonadales bacterium genome has a segment encoding these proteins:
- a CDS encoding VOC family protein, with translation MTIKRMDHVSVVVDDLAPAIAFFTTLGMALEGKTPVEGPWVDRINGLESVQVDIVMMRTPDGHGRLELTKFRNPKLVEIEPAIAPPNTLGLRSVMFTVESVDDTVARLRANGAELVGEVVQYKDKYRLCYMRGPAGIIVALAEELF, from the coding sequence ATGACGATCAAGAGAATGGACCACGTCAGCGTCGTCGTCGACGACCTTGCACCCGCTATCGCTTTCTTCACCACCCTCGGAATGGCGCTGGAAGGCAAGACGCCGGTCGAGGGCCCGTGGGTGGATCGCATCAACGGGCTCGAAAGTGTCCAAGTCGACATCGTCATGATGCGGACCCCAGATGGGCACGGGCGGCTTGAGCTGACGAAGTTTCGCAATCCAAAACTGGTCGAGATCGAACCGGCGATCGCACCGCCGAACACGCTGGGCCTCCGGAGCGTCATGTTTACCGTCGAAAGCGTCGACGACACTGTCGCTCGCCTGCGCGCCAACGGCGCCGAACTGGTCGGCGAGGTCGTCCAGTACAAGGACAAGTACCGGCTCTGCTACATGCGAGGCCCTGCGGGCATCATCGTCGCGCTGGCCGAGGAACTCTTCTGA